The following proteins are co-located in the Toxotes jaculatrix isolate fToxJac2 chromosome 9, fToxJac2.pri, whole genome shotgun sequence genome:
- the LOC121187687 gene encoding uncharacterized protein LOC121187687 has product MAANGKVLATPRDIRVNCEATVEPCQLLEEYVKKMKFALVSWLRGEDKNALSIVPVSWIVDFDPENAKTEYLIECRSIGGKRPTNGWRVEPAQILQLAEKESTLKIAEQRLLQEDLPQSKKRKRVPNKLFFDPQEETVGKVSKKKNYKLIAARHSELEVLEEEPNLSQLNTAEALEEEVRALREENKRLRYQQSVGSSAACKDLETQLKALNKENVRLRNMAVKEIPSLLAAVKTLISYKITESSSYEGESEHEASVALPSPAQPTSPKPASVQLGKDDSTRVSAHCWETAKAQSTAKGMARTLLLGLFSIDVLLKSNLTGGVNKVDPSAERRQPLDPKKLQALLNAVVQQHPGVKIPDIRMAINKRICELRHQEKKKSSEGLANQSGS; this is encoded by the exons ATGGCCGCGAACGGCAAGGTTCTGGCCACGCCCAGAGATATTAGGGTAAACTGTGAAGCTACGGTAGAACCTTGTCAGTTGTTGGAGGAGTACGTTAAAAAGATGAAATTTGCGCTTGTGAGCTGGTTAAGGGGGGAGGATAAAAATGCTCTCAGCATTGTTCCTGTCAGTTGGATTGTGGACTTCGACCCGGAAAACGCCAAAACGGAATACCTTATTGAGTGCCGCAGCATTGGTGGAAAGAGGCCCACTAATGGTTGGAGAGTCGAACCAGCACAGATTTTGCAGTTGGCGG aAAAGGAATCTACACTCAAGATTGCTGAGCAGAGACTCTTGCAAGAGGACCTTCCTCAAagcaagaagagaaagagggtgcCCAACAAACTCTTCTTTGACCCACAGGAGGAAACTGTAggaaaagtttcaaaaaag AAAAACTACAAACTCATAGCTGCAAGACATTCTGAATTAGAAGTTCTTGAAGAAGAGCCTAACCTCAGCCAATTGAATACTGCAGAAGCACTTGAGGAGGAGGTCAGGGCCCTCAGGGAGGAGAACAAAAGACTGCGGTACCAGCAGAGTGTAGGATCTTCTGCAGCCTGTAAAGATCTCGAGACCCAACTCAAGGCTTTAAATAAGGAGAACGTCAGGCTGCGGAACATGGCAGTTAAAG AAATTCCATCACTCTTGGCAGCTGTGAAGACCCTCATTTCGTATAAGATCACAGAGAGCTCAAGCTACGAAGGTGAAAGCGAACATGAGGCCAGTGTTGCTTTACCGTCACCTGCTCAACCTACATCTCCCAAACCAGcatca GTGCAACTAGGGAAGGATGACTCCACCAGAGTGTCTGCCCATTGTTGGGAAACTGCAAAAGCGCAATCCACAGCGAAAGGAATGGCCCGCACCCTCCTACTGGGCCTGTTCAGCATTGATGTGCTACTGAAGTCCAACCTAACGGGAGGGGTCAACAAGGTCGATCCATCTGCAGAGAGACGTCAACCTCTGGACCCCAAGAAGCTTCAAGCTTTACTCA ATGCAGTTGTTCAGCAACACCCAGGGGTGAAGATTCCAGACATACGGATGGCCATAAATAAAAGGATCTGTGAGTTAAGAcaccaggagaagaaaaagtcatCTGAAGGACTGGCTAATCAGAGTGGGTCTTGA